From the genome of Parazoarcus communis, one region includes:
- a CDS encoding dimethylamine monooxygenase subunit DmmA family protein: protein MMQSQIVSRPRYRELAAEDTAGVHLLIVEGDTLAPGQMAALAAAFAPVAARLQTWLVSAPATALAPGKVCKLQTVEEAAAAIEAMPEGFGIADRLYLQGTEPFMWSLATVAGRAGLSPSQIRMQHAGSLKRRVWCTHCHQTTENVTTNIVTCTGCGRELLVRDHFSRRLGAFMGVMVDAEAPGEVPKREEVFP, encoded by the coding sequence ATGATGCAATCGCAGATCGTCAGTCGCCCGCGTTATCGCGAGCTGGCAGCTGAAGACACCGCGGGCGTCCATCTGCTGATCGTGGAGGGCGACACCCTCGCGCCCGGACAGATGGCCGCGCTTGCGGCGGCCTTCGCCCCGGTCGCGGCGCGACTGCAGACCTGGCTGGTGAGCGCGCCGGCCACCGCGCTCGCTCCTGGCAAGGTGTGCAAGCTGCAGACCGTCGAAGAAGCCGCCGCCGCGATCGAGGCCATGCCTGAAGGCTTCGGCATCGCCGACCGGCTCTACCTGCAGGGTACCGAACCCTTCATGTGGTCGCTGGCGACGGTGGCCGGGCGTGCCGGGCTGAGCCCGAGCCAGATCCGGATGCAGCACGCCGGCAGTCTGAAGCGCCGGGTGTGGTGCACCCATTGCCACCAGACCACCGAGAACGTCACCACCAACATCGTGACCTGTACCGGTTGTGGGCGCGAACTGCTGGTTCGCGATCACTTCTCGCGCCGGCTCGGCGCCTTCATGGGGGTGATGGTGGATGCGGAAGCGCCCGGCGAAGTGCCGAAGCGCGAGGAGGTCTTTCCATGA
- a CDS encoding acyl-CoA dehydrogenase family protein, which yields MNAINELAPTGIGSEWSPQWMLSPEQLALQAELIAVCQSTMRPNAIDSDKNYVYPRKNFEALAAMGLLGLTVPKELGGRGESHLCAAMVVETIARYGCPSTAMCYTMHLGACAAALLRHHGNERLKAILSRVDADVLIGTLSFSDPETGSHFWYPMSSRAERTENGWKVFKKASWTTSGGFADWYIIQTTSPDFGGNYSDLSCFLVTKDQIQADPANWDGLGMRGNQSGPISVDGVDIAPDALVGPVGDGAKSNDEVVDPFFLVCSSACWNGISLAAMDITKNHTTRKVHNDVGMRVADYPTIQDYVGECLIDTNASRSYVYLAAKALDDQTGGCDWSGHADLAYLPRTGLLNWLWQVKFFSSKNVSNVVDKMLHACGGTGYKPALGIERLLRDGKAGWVMGPTNEVLRQFVGKSALLGFEVLDYWNQSVNQRVLNNELKKMSKSEKAAFASKLLEDAQA from the coding sequence ATGAACGCCATCAATGAACTCGCTCCCACCGGTATCGGCTCGGAATGGAGCCCGCAGTGGATGCTCAGCCCCGAACAGCTGGCCCTGCAGGCCGAACTGATCGCCGTGTGCCAGAGCACGATGCGCCCGAACGCAATCGACAGCGACAAGAACTACGTCTATCCGCGCAAGAACTTCGAGGCGCTGGCCGCCATGGGGCTGCTGGGTCTGACCGTGCCGAAGGAACTGGGCGGACGCGGCGAAAGCCACCTGTGCGCCGCCATGGTGGTCGAGACCATCGCGCGGTATGGCTGCCCCTCGACTGCGATGTGCTACACCATGCACCTCGGCGCCTGCGCTGCGGCACTCCTGCGCCACCACGGCAACGAGCGCCTGAAGGCCATCCTCAGTCGTGTCGACGCGGACGTGCTGATCGGCACCCTGTCCTTCTCCGATCCGGAGACCGGCTCCCACTTCTGGTATCCGATGTCCTCGCGTGCCGAACGCACCGAGAACGGCTGGAAGGTGTTCAAGAAGGCATCCTGGACCACATCCGGTGGCTTTGCCGACTGGTACATCATCCAGACCACATCGCCCGATTTCGGCGGCAACTACTCCGACCTGTCCTGCTTCCTGGTGACCAAGGATCAGATCCAGGCCGATCCCGCCAACTGGGATGGTCTTGGCATGCGCGGCAACCAGTCTGGCCCGATCTCGGTCGATGGGGTGGATATCGCGCCCGACGCGCTGGTCGGCCCGGTGGGCGATGGCGCCAAGTCCAACGACGAGGTGGTCGATCCCTTCTTCCTGGTGTGCTCTTCCGCATGCTGGAACGGCATCAGCCTGGCCGCCATGGACATCACCAAGAACCACACCACGCGCAAGGTGCACAACGATGTCGGCATGCGTGTCGCAGACTACCCGACGATCCAGGATTACGTGGGCGAATGCCTGATCGACACCAACGCCAGCCGCAGCTATGTCTATCTGGCGGCAAAGGCGCTTGATGATCAGACCGGTGGCTGCGACTGGTCCGGTCATGCCGACCTTGCCTATCTGCCTCGCACCGGCCTGCTGAACTGGTTGTGGCAGGTCAAGTTCTTCTCCTCCAAGAACGTCTCCAACGTCGTCGACAAGATGCTCCACGCCTGCGGCGGCACCGGTTACAAGCCGGCGCTGGGCATCGAGCGCCTGCTGCGTGACGGCAAGGCGGGCTGGGTGATGGGCCCCACCAACGAGGTGCTGCGTCAGTTCGTCGGCAAGTCGGCACTGCTCGGTTTCGAGGTGCTCGACTACTGGAACCAGTCGGTGAATCAGCGCGTGCTGAACAACGAACTGAAGAAGATGAGCAAGTCGGAAAAGGCCGCTTTCGCTTCCAAGCTGCTCGAAGACGCTCAGGCCTGA
- a CDS encoding PDR/VanB family oxidoreductase, whose protein sequence is MIGETLELTVVAVDDIAPSLRHVRLAAADGGQLPPAAAGANIQLRLQGEARTWRNAYSLISQPGRRDAYEIIVRRVPESRGGSAFVHEVLKPGDRLVASWPSNLFAPQRTARHHLMIAGGIGITPFLSYVADFAHNGASHALHVCCRESETGTFAPWLQDCGDLNYYWDADGHRLDIPALLERQPAGTHLYVCGPAALNDQVIQAAADAGWPASHVHCEHFGAALSGGTPFTAFLSRSGIEVEVGESESLLEAIERIGASAPCLCRGGACGVCVTGVLEGEPEHRDHYLGAAEREGGQLIMPCVSRARSARLVLDL, encoded by the coding sequence ATGATCGGCGAAACCCTTGAACTGACTGTCGTCGCCGTCGATGACATCGCACCCAGCCTGCGCCACGTGCGCCTGGCAGCGGCAGACGGCGGGCAGCTGCCGCCGGCTGCGGCCGGTGCCAACATCCAGCTGCGGCTGCAGGGGGAAGCACGTACCTGGCGCAACGCGTACTCGCTGATCAGCCAGCCGGGTCGGCGCGATGCGTATGAAATCATCGTGCGCCGGGTGCCGGAATCCCGTGGCGGTTCCGCCTTCGTGCATGAAGTGCTCAAGCCGGGCGACCGCCTGGTTGCGAGCTGGCCGAGCAACCTGTTCGCGCCGCAGCGCACGGCACGTCATCACCTGATGATCGCCGGCGGCATCGGCATCACGCCCTTTCTGTCGTATGTCGCGGACTTTGCCCACAACGGCGCGAGCCATGCGCTGCACGTGTGCTGCCGCGAATCCGAGACCGGCACCTTCGCGCCCTGGCTGCAGGACTGCGGCGACCTGAACTACTACTGGGACGCCGACGGTCATCGTCTGGACATCCCGGCGCTGCTCGAACGTCAGCCTGCAGGCACCCACCTGTATGTGTGCGGCCCCGCTGCACTGAACGACCAGGTCATTCAGGCCGCAGCCGATGCAGGCTGGCCTGCCAGCCATGTGCATTGCGAGCACTTCGGCGCCGCGCTGTCGGGCGGCACGCCCTTCACCGCCTTCCTCAGCCGCTCCGGCATCGAGGTCGAGGTGGGCGAGAGCGAAAGCCTGCTCGAAGCCATCGAGCGCATCGGGGCGAGTGCGCCCTGCCTGTGTCGTGGCGGCGCCTGCGGCGTGTGCGTCACTGGCGTGCTCGAGGGCGAGCCTGAGCATCGCGACCATTACCTCGGCGCCGCCGAGCGTGAGGGCGGACAACTGATCATGCCCTGCGTATCGCGGGCACGCTCGGCCCGTCTCGTCCTCGATCTTTGA
- a CDS encoding FMN-binding glutamate synthase family protein, which yields METKPVHFKNVSREESHGYDRKTLDYIRNAAAHGLYEIRGMGAKRKLPNFDDLVFLGASMSRYPLEGYREKCVTKTLLGTRFAKKPIELDIPITIAGMSFGSLSANVKEALGRAATEMGTSTTTGDGGMTPEERQSSKTLIYQCLPSRYGFNPDDVRRADAIEVVIGQGAKPGGGGMLLGQKVSPRVAKMRTLPEGIDQRSACRHPDWTGPDDLAIKIQELREITDWEKPIYVKVGATRTFHDVKLAVHSGADVIVVDGMQGGTAATQTCFIEHIGIPTLAAVRQAVNALEDLDMIGKVQLVVSGGIRTGADVAKALAMGADAVAIGQGVLVALGCNGETYYQNGALHAAEADYTAIGAAPGFCHHCHTGKCPVGITTQDAILEQRLSPEVGAKHLRNYLKTLNMELTTIARACGKQNVHHLEREDLVALTIEAAAMAGLPLAGTNWIPGQGF from the coding sequence ATGGAAACCAAACCCGTGCATTTCAAGAACGTATCGCGCGAAGAGTCCCACGGCTACGACCGCAAGACGCTCGACTACATCCGCAACGCTGCCGCCCATGGTCTGTACGAGATCCGTGGCATGGGCGCCAAGCGCAAACTGCCCAACTTCGACGACCTGGTCTTCCTCGGTGCGTCGATGTCGCGTTACCCGCTCGAAGGCTATCGCGAGAAGTGCGTCACCAAGACCCTGCTCGGCACCCGTTTTGCCAAGAAGCCGATCGAGCTGGACATCCCGATCACGATCGCCGGCATGAGCTTCGGCTCGCTCTCGGCCAACGTGAAGGAAGCGCTCGGCCGCGCTGCGACCGAGATGGGCACCTCCACCACCACCGGTGATGGCGGCATGACGCCGGAAGAGCGCCAGTCTTCCAAGACCCTGATCTACCAGTGCCTGCCCTCGCGCTACGGCTTCAACCCGGACGACGTGCGTCGCGCCGATGCGATCGAAGTGGTGATCGGCCAGGGCGCCAAGCCCGGCGGTGGCGGCATGCTGCTGGGTCAGAAGGTGTCCCCGCGTGTGGCCAAGATGCGCACCCTGCCGGAAGGCATCGACCAGCGCTCGGCCTGCCGTCACCCGGACTGGACCGGCCCGGACGACCTCGCGATCAAGATCCAGGAACTGCGCGAGATCACCGACTGGGAAAAGCCGATCTATGTGAAGGTGGGCGCAACCCGTACCTTCCACGACGTCAAGCTGGCAGTGCATTCCGGTGCCGACGTGATCGTGGTTGACGGCATGCAGGGCGGCACCGCTGCCACCCAGACCTGCTTCATCGAACACATCGGCATCCCGACCCTGGCTGCAGTGCGTCAGGCGGTGAATGCGCTCGAAGACCTCGACATGATCGGCAAGGTTCAGCTGGTGGTGTCTGGCGGCATCCGCACCGGTGCCGACGTCGCCAAGGCGCTGGCCATGGGCGCGGACGCAGTGGCCATCGGTCAGGGCGTGCTGGTTGCGCTGGGCTGTAACGGCGAGACCTACTACCAGAATGGCGCCCTGCATGCTGCCGAAGCCGACTACACCGCCATTGGTGCAGCCCCCGGCTTCTGCCACCACTGCCACACCGGCAAGTGCCCGGTTGGCATCACCACGCAGGATGCGATCCTCGAGCAGCGCCTGTCGCCGGAAGTCGGTGCCAAGCACCTCAGGAACTACCTCAAGACCCTGAACATGGAGCTCACCACCATCGCCCGTGCCTGCGGCAAGCAGAACGTGCATCACCTCGAACGCGAGGACCTGGTGGCGCTGACCATCGAGGCTGCCGCGATGGCCGGCCTGCCGCTGGCCGGCACCAACTGGATTCCCGGTCAGGGCTTCTGA
- the folD gene encoding bifunctional methylenetetrahydrofolate dehydrogenase/methenyltetrahydrofolate cyclohydrolase FolD yields MTAQIIDGKALSKQLRVGFRERVGRLVEQGVRPGLAVILVGDNPASRVYVGNKVKACEECGVRSLHVALPADTPEAEMLARIAQLNADPTVHGILIQLPLPGHIDVRRVLEAISVHKDVDGFHLYNVGGLVVGNTIFPPCTPYGVQLLLDTTGTEVAGKNVVVVGASNIVGKPMALMLLQREATVTICHAKTRDLAQHTILADILIVAAGKPGLIVPQMVKQGAIVIDVGINRLPDNRIVGDVDFDGVKEKASWITPVPGGVGPMTVTMLIENTLRSAERSLQASPADDYQDWEAPVLKAV; encoded by the coding sequence ATGACGGCACAGATCATCGACGGCAAGGCGCTGTCGAAACAGCTCCGAGTGGGTTTTCGCGAGCGCGTGGGACGGCTGGTGGAGCAGGGCGTGCGCCCCGGCCTGGCGGTCATCCTGGTCGGGGACAATCCGGCCTCGCGGGTGTATGTGGGCAACAAGGTGAAGGCGTGCGAGGAGTGCGGGGTGCGCTCGCTGCACGTGGCGCTGCCGGCAGACACGCCGGAAGCGGAGATGCTGGCACGCATCGCCCAGCTCAACGCCGACCCGACGGTGCACGGCATCCTGATCCAGCTGCCGCTGCCCGGCCACATCGATGTGCGCCGGGTGCTCGAAGCGATCTCGGTGCATAAGGACGTCGACGGCTTTCATCTGTACAACGTCGGCGGGCTGGTGGTGGGCAACACCATCTTCCCGCCATGCACGCCCTACGGCGTGCAGCTGCTGCTCGACACCACCGGCACCGAGGTCGCGGGCAAGAACGTGGTGGTGGTGGGGGCGAGCAACATCGTCGGCAAGCCGATGGCGCTGATGCTGCTGCAGCGCGAAGCCACGGTGACGATCTGCCACGCGAAGACGCGGGATCTGGCTCAGCACACCATTCTGGCCGACATCCTGATCGTGGCTGCGGGCAAGCCGGGTCTGATCGTGCCGCAGATGGTCAAGCAAGGCGCCATCGTCATCGACGTGGGCATCAACCGCCTGCCGGACAACCGCATCGTCGGCGACGTGGATTTCGACGGGGTGAAGGAGAAGGCCTCGTGGATCACACCGGTGCCCGGTGGGGTGGGGCCGATGACGGTGACGATGCTGATCGAGAACACGCTGCGCTCGGCCGAACGCAGCCTGCAGGCGAGCCCAGCCGACGACTATCAGGACTGGGAAGCCCCGGTGCTGAAGGCGGTCTGA
- the folB gene encoding dihydroneopterin aldolase, whose amino-acid sequence MGADECVIRLEGLALEASIGIYPHELAARQPLLVDLTLCIDGAASGRSDDIRHTVDYDEVVACLEALIAARHFNLLEHLSQVMLDTLGERFAIRRLEVTIAKPAAVPGARRVSVSRMAVWPAAVATKVPAVRAAA is encoded by the coding sequence ATGGGCGCCGACGAATGCGTGATCCGTCTCGAAGGGCTGGCGCTTGAAGCATCGATCGGCATCTACCCGCACGAACTGGCCGCGCGCCAGCCCCTGCTGGTGGATCTGACCCTGTGCATCGACGGCGCCGCATCCGGGCGCAGCGACGACATCCGCCACACGGTGGATTACGACGAAGTGGTGGCGTGCCTCGAAGCCTTGATCGCAGCGCGCCACTTCAACCTGCTCGAACACCTGAGCCAGGTCATGCTCGACACCCTGGGCGAACGCTTCGCCATCCGGCGGCTGGAGGTAACAATCGCCAAACCGGCTGCGGTACCGGGCGCGCGCCGGGTGTCGGTGAGCCGCATGGCGGTGTGGCCGGCGGCTGTGGCGACGAAGGTGCCGGCAGTCAGGGCTGCGGCCTGA
- a CDS encoding heme-dependent oxidative N-demethylase family protein, whose protein sequence is MSLVFKPEETFRGDYTYRNSDAAILRFPFPFPEDRYMYSVNIEPHVRSGPTDAFCRPFDIDEHYIAECRDRALTLEQDPGRCQVLSHMMTAQWDTLELLMENMAADYPEQFSLTKDGDVFGSRWTWINRPLGIEQSFIFGDPDTLPCEPFEYITRQAQGDFAICDQREDNLYLDAGMITSQADWSLEFNVGMNFMEWHGPVPLAHQAGVFERALKYLLMLRLGQPVRRLNWTMSINPRLDTSPESYPEWGPDRASVTVENAGGKVHLRVELQTLWRLPRSNAILFPIRCFLISVEELARVPKWGKRLHRVLSSLPPELVEYKGLTRYLPATLAWLAPLDDGAELATGIGPDITELAPI, encoded by the coding sequence ATGAGCCTGGTATTCAAGCCCGAAGAAACCTTCCGCGGCGACTACACCTACCGCAACAGCGACGCGGCCATCCTGCGCTTCCCGTTTCCGTTCCCGGAAGACCGCTACATGTACAGCGTCAACATCGAGCCGCATGTCCGCAGCGGCCCGACCGACGCCTTCTGCCGCCCCTTCGACATCGACGAGCACTACATTGCCGAGTGCCGCGACCGCGCGCTGACGCTTGAGCAGGACCCCGGCCGCTGCCAGGTGCTGTCGCACATGATGACCGCGCAGTGGGACACGCTCGAGCTGCTGATGGAGAACATGGCGGCCGACTACCCGGAGCAGTTCTCGCTGACCAAGGACGGCGATGTGTTCGGCAGTCGCTGGACGTGGATCAACCGCCCGCTGGGTATCGAGCAAAGCTTCATCTTCGGCGACCCCGACACGCTGCCATGCGAGCCCTTCGAATACATCACCCGTCAGGCCCAGGGCGACTTCGCGATCTGCGATCAGCGCGAGGACAATCTCTACCTCGACGCCGGCATGATCACCTCGCAGGCCGACTGGTCGCTGGAGTTCAATGTGGGCATGAACTTCATGGAGTGGCACGGACCGGTGCCGCTCGCGCACCAGGCCGGGGTGTTCGAGCGTGCGCTCAAGTATCTGCTCATGCTGCGTCTGGGCCAGCCGGTGCGTCGCCTGAACTGGACCATGAGCATCAATCCGCGGCTCGACACCTCGCCCGAGAGTTACCCGGAGTGGGGCCCGGACCGCGCCTCGGTCACGGTTGAAAACGCCGGCGGCAAGGTGCACCTGCGCGTCGAACTGCAGACCCTGTGGCGCCTGCCGCGCAGCAACGCGATCCTGTTCCCGATCCGCTGCTTCCTGATCTCGGTCGAAGAGCTGGCGCGTGTGCCCAAGTGGGGCAAGCGCCTGCACCGGGTGCTGTCTTCGCTACCGCCCGAACTGGTCGAGTACAAGGGCCTGACCCGTTACCTGCCGGCCACGCTGGCCTGGCTTGCACCGCTCGATGACGGCGCCGAGCTCGCCACCGGCATCGGGCCGGACATTACCGAACTCGCGCCGATTTAA
- a CDS encoding APC family permease, producing MNTTVLDPLAAGFAGGSQQSATLHRKIGWAGAFWVASGVPALVLFSIGSIAATVGKPSWAIWIVSIAFGFLQAFSYAEIAGLFPHKSGGASVYGAVAWVRYSKILAPLSVWCNWLAWSPVLAIGSGLAAGYILSILFAPDAAINTWQLTLLDLSWIRADLALRINATFVLGAAVLLGAFAIQHRGILQAARMQMVLGIAALAPLMLVGLWPLLSGDVSTANLAPMYPLAHDASGAVIDGAWDMGGLTLIAGGLFIAAWSTYGFETAVCYTREFKNPRTDTFKAILYSGLLCIFVFTVVPLAFQGTLGLGQLVTPEVTDAAGNVVSAAVYDGILAPEIYSGMGVAQAMAHMIGGGAMVERVLMAMLVLALVLSIMTSMAGSSRTLYQASVDGWLPKYLSHVNRNGAPTPAMWTDLGFNLLLLMMSDYIFVLAISNVCYVLFNFLNLNAAWIHRLDRPTWTRPFKAPNWLIGVGTVLAFCNMALMGMGADIWGAGTLVSGLVMAASILPVFIFRHYITDKGKFPAAMVEDMHLGAEEGVSSRAGILPYVTLVAGAAVVYVAHSVAVL from the coding sequence ATGAACACAACGGTGCTTGACCCGCTTGCCGCCGGTTTCGCAGGGGGCAGCCAGCAGAGCGCGACGCTCCACCGCAAGATCGGATGGGCGGGCGCGTTCTGGGTGGCCAGTGGCGTACCTGCCCTGGTGCTTTTTTCAATTGGCTCGATTGCCGCAACGGTGGGCAAGCCGTCGTGGGCGATCTGGATCGTGTCGATCGCCTTCGGCTTTCTGCAGGCATTTTCCTATGCCGAGATCGCGGGACTGTTTCCGCACAAGTCGGGCGGTGCGTCGGTGTATGGCGCCGTGGCCTGGGTGCGCTACAGCAAGATCCTCGCGCCGCTCTCGGTGTGGTGCAACTGGCTGGCCTGGTCGCCGGTGCTGGCCATCGGCTCCGGTCTGGCTGCGGGCTACATCCTGAGCATCCTGTTTGCGCCCGATGCGGCGATCAACACCTGGCAACTCACGCTGCTGGATCTGAGCTGGATTCGTGCGGATCTGGCGCTGCGCATCAACGCCACGTTCGTGCTCGGCGCGGCGGTCCTGCTCGGCGCGTTCGCGATCCAGCACCGGGGCATCCTGCAGGCTGCGCGGATGCAGATGGTGCTCGGCATTGCCGCACTCGCACCGCTGATGCTCGTCGGTCTGTGGCCGCTGCTCTCGGGTGATGTATCGACCGCCAATCTGGCGCCGATGTATCCGCTGGCCCATGACGCTTCCGGTGCGGTGATCGACGGTGCCTGGGACATGGGTGGCCTGACCCTGATCGCCGGTGGCCTCTTCATCGCCGCCTGGTCGACCTACGGCTTCGAGACGGCAGTGTGCTACACCCGCGAATTCAAGAACCCGCGCACCGATACCTTCAAGGCGATCCTGTATTCGGGTCTGCTGTGCATCTTCGTGTTCACCGTGGTGCCGCTTGCCTTCCAGGGCACGCTTGGCCTCGGTCAGCTGGTGACGCCGGAAGTGACCGATGCCGCTGGCAACGTGGTGAGCGCTGCCGTGTATGACGGCATCCTCGCGCCTGAGATCTACAGCGGCATGGGCGTTGCGCAGGCCATGGCGCACATGATCGGTGGCGGGGCGATGGTCGAGCGCGTGCTGATGGCGATGCTGGTGCTGGCACTGGTGCTGTCGATCATGACCTCGATGGCGGGCTCCTCGCGCACCCTGTACCAGGCCTCGGTCGATGGCTGGCTGCCGAAGTACCTCTCCCACGTCAATCGCAACGGCGCACCGACCCCGGCAATGTGGACCGACCTCGGCTTCAACCTGCTGCTGCTGATGATGTCGGACTACATCTTCGTTCTCGCCATCTCCAACGTCTGCTACGTCCTGTTCAACTTCCTGAACCTCAACGCCGCCTGGATTCACCGCCTCGACCGTCCGACCTGGACGCGTCCGTTCAAGGCACCGAACTGGCTGATCGGCGTCGGTACCGTGCTGGCCTTCTGCAACATGGCGCTGATGGGCATGGGCGCCGACATCTGGGGCGCAGGCACGCTGGTGTCCGGCCTGGTGATGGCCGCCAGCATTCTGCCGGTCTTCATCTTCCGCCACTACATCACCGACAAGGGCAAGTTCCCTGCGGCGATGGTGGAGGACATGCACCTTGGTGCGGAGGAAGGCGTCAGCAGCCGCGCGGGCATCCTGCCCTACGTGACCCTGGTTGCCGGTGCTGCGGTGGTCTATGTCGCCCACTCCGTGGCCGTGCTCTGA
- a CDS encoding flavin reductase family protein — MHAVALQQVPAAAPEPLAAHHAPFDGRMFRKVLGLFPTGVTIVTTWDDQGRPVGATVSSFNTVSLDPPLVLFSLARNSACCEAFAAGGALAIHVLGHEQSELSSRFARGGGDKWVDLNYAPGELGAPLLDDTLASFECSLFAQYPGGDHIIFVAEVDNLRFRDGEPLVFCAGGYRKLVAKDVCA; from the coding sequence ATGCACGCTGTTGCCCTCCAGCAGGTTCCGGCCGCCGCGCCGGAACCCCTTGCCGCCCATCACGCGCCGTTCGATGGTCGGATGTTCCGCAAGGTCCTCGGACTGTTTCCCACCGGCGTCACCATCGTTACCACCTGGGACGATCAGGGGCGGCCGGTGGGGGCAACCGTGAGCTCCTTCAATACCGTGTCGCTCGATCCGCCGCTGGTGCTCTTCAGCCTGGCGCGGAACAGCGCCTGCTGCGAGGCGTTTGCCGCCGGCGGTGCGCTGGCGATCCACGTGCTGGGTCACGAACAGAGCGAGCTGTCGTCGCGCTTTGCCCGCGGCGGCGGGGACAAGTGGGTCGATCTGAACTATGCGCCGGGCGAGCTCGGCGCCCCCTTGCTGGACGACACCCTCGCCAGTTTCGAGTGCAGCCTGTTCGCACAGTATCCGGGCGGCGACCACATCATCTTCGTCGCCGAAGTCGACAACCTGCGTTTCCGCGATGGCGAACCGCTGGTGTTCTGCGCCGGTGGCTATCGCAAGCTGGTGGCAAAGGACGTCTGCGCATGA